The region GCGGCAGCGGAGAAAGCCGCCGCAGCGGAGAAAGCGGCTGCTGAAAAGGCAGCAGCCGAAAAAGCCGCCGCTGAAAAAGCTGCCGCCGAGAAAAAAGCTGCAGCAGCAAAAGCTGCTGCCGATAAAAAAGCGGCTGCAGAGAAGGCCGCAGCCGCCAAGAAAGCCGCCGCCGAGAAAGCAGATGCCGCAGGCGTTGACGATCTGTTTGGTGATTTAAGCTCCGGTAAGAATGCACCGAAAACGGGTGGTGGAGCGAAAGGGAATAATGCAGCTCCCGCCGGTTCTGGTAACACTAAGAACAACGGCGCGTCCGGTGCAGACATCAATAACTATGCAGGGCAGATTAAATCGGCTATCGAAAGCCGCTTCTATGACGCCTCCTCTTATGCGGGGAAAACCTGTACGTTACGTGTCAAACTGGCGCCAGACGGTATGCTGTTAGATATTCAGTCGGAAGGTGGCGATCCGGCCCTTTGCCAGGCTGCGCTTGCTGCAGCGCGACAGGCAAAAATGCCGAAACCGCCAAGTCAGGCTGTATATGAAGTGTTCAAAAATGCGCCACTGGACTTTAAACCTTAAGGTACACTTTCCCTCTCAATCTGCGGGGGAGATCGTGCTGAGGGTGTCCTGACGCAGGTAGTTTTGTCTATTGAGTTTGTTAAAATTCTGCTAAATTATCGCGGGTTTTCCGCCCGGATAAGGGAGATATGATGAAGCAGGCATTACGTGTTGCATTTGGTTTTCTAATGCTGTGGGCAGCTGTGCTGCACGCAGAAGTACGTATCGAGATCACCCAGGGGGTGGACTCGGCACGCCCGATCGGCGTTGTGCCTTTCCAGTGGGCTGGACCTGGCGCTGCGCCTGAGGATGCTGGTGGTATCGTTGCTGCGGATCTGCGCAACAGCGGCAAATTCAATCCACTCGATCGTTCACGTCTGCCGCAGCAGCCTGGCAGCGCTCAGGAAGTGCAGCCAGCCGCGTGGTCAGCACTGGGTATTGACGCGGTGGTTGTCGGCCAGGTGACCCCGAATCCTGACGGCAGCTACAATGTCGCTTATCAGCTGGTGGATACCGGTGGCGCACCGGGAACGGTACTGGCGCAAAACTCCTTTAAAGTGAACAAACAGTGGCTGCGTTACGCCGCTCACGCTGCCAGTGACGAAGTATTCCAGAAACTGACCGGCATTAAAGGTGCGTTCCGTACCCGTATTGCTTATGTTGTGCAGACCGCTAACAGCCAGTTCCCGTATGAACTGCGCGTTTCCGACTATGACGGTTACAACCAGTTCCTGGTGCATAAATCTCCGCAGCCGCTGATGTCTCCGGCATGGTCACCAGATGGCTCAAAACTGGCATACGTGACGTTTGAAAGCGGTCGTTCTGCACTGGTTATCCAGACACTGGCTAACGGCAGTGTTCGTCAGGTTGCTTCGTTCCCGCGTCACAACGGCGCACCGGCGTTCTCGCCGGACGGTTCTAAACTGGCATTCGCACTGTCGAAAACCGGTAGCCTGAACATTTACGTAATGGACATTGGTTCTGGCCAGATCCGCCAGGTGACCGATGGTCGCAGCAACAATACGGAGCCGACCTGGTTCCCGGATAGCCAAACCCTGGCATTCACTTCTGACCAGGCTGGGCGTCCGCAGGTTTATAAAGTAGGTCTTAATGGCGGCGCAGCGCAGCGTATCTCATGGCAGGGTTCTCAGAACCAGGACGCGGATATCAGCAGCGACGGCAAATTTATGGTGATGGTTAGCTCTGACGGTGGTCAGCAGCACATCGCTAAACAAGATCTGGAAGCGGGTGGCGTACAGGTTCTGACGTCAACGTTCCTGGATGAAACGCCAAGTCTGGCACCTAACGGCACAATGGTAATCTACAGCTCTTCTCAGGGGATGGGATCCGTGCTGAATCTGGTTTCTACAGATGGGCGTTTCAAAGCGCGTATTCCGGCGACTGATGGACAGGTTAAATTCCCTGCCTGGTCTCCGTATCTGTAATAATAAATAATTGATTATAAAGGAATCAAAGAAATGCAACTGAACAAAGTGCTGAAAGGCCTGATGCTGGCTCTGCCTGTAATGGCGATCGCTGCATGTTCTTCTCACAAGAATGCAAGCGACCAGAGCGGCGAAGGCATGATGGGTGCTGGCACTGGCATGAACGGTAGCGGCAACATGTCCTCCGAAGAACAAGCGCGTCTGCAAATGCAACAGCTGCAGCAGAACAACATTGTTTACTTCGATCTGGACAAGTATGACATCCGTTCTGACTTCGCAGCGATGCTGGATGC is a window of Enterobacter sp. R4-368 DNA encoding:
- the tolB gene encoding Tol-Pal system beta propeller repeat protein TolB; translation: MKQALRVAFGFLMLWAAVLHAEVRIEITQGVDSARPIGVVPFQWAGPGAAPEDAGGIVAADLRNSGKFNPLDRSRLPQQPGSAQEVQPAAWSALGIDAVVVGQVTPNPDGSYNVAYQLVDTGGAPGTVLAQNSFKVNKQWLRYAAHAASDEVFQKLTGIKGAFRTRIAYVVQTANSQFPYELRVSDYDGYNQFLVHKSPQPLMSPAWSPDGSKLAYVTFESGRSALVIQTLANGSVRQVASFPRHNGAPAFSPDGSKLAFALSKTGSLNIYVMDIGSGQIRQVTDGRSNNTEPTWFPDSQTLAFTSDQAGRPQVYKVGLNGGAAQRISWQGSQNQDADISSDGKFMVMVSSDGGQQHIAKQDLEAGGVQVLTSTFLDETPSLAPNGTMVIYSSSQGMGSVLNLVSTDGRFKARIPATDGQVKFPAWSPYL
- the pal gene encoding peptidoglycan-associated lipoprotein Pal, whose product is MQLNKVLKGLMLALPVMAIAACSSHKNASDQSGEGMMGAGTGMNGSGNMSSEEQARLQMQQLQQNNIVYFDLDKYDIRSDFAAMLDAHANFLRSNPSYKVTVEGHADERGTPEYNISLGERRANAVKMYLQGKGVSADQISIVSYGKEKPAVLGHDEAAYAKNRRAVLVY